The Triticum urartu cultivar G1812 chromosome 6, Tu2.1, whole genome shotgun sequence genome includes the window GCTCAACAAGACAGCCGAGCTGTCGGAGCAACAGAAGCTACAACTAGTTAAAACGCCAACCTGATAGTCAAAGCATACTCCAGCCCTGTCCTGAGCAAGATTAACCTAGTCAAGGCACTAACATCCCCCGTCGACTTCTTTGGCGAAAGACACCAATTGCCACCAGCGATGACAACCTCGTGCGCAGACGCTGTTTGTTTCGTAGGCCTTGGTTCTGAAAACCAGTACATAAGACAACCATGTTAGAGAAGCATTGGAAGAATGTAAGACAACCAGTACAGTACAGTTGAAAAACCATACTAGACTTGTATATCTCAAGAATATCACTCCCTAACTCCGCCCCAGTTCTACTAGCTACATCCCTAGGAGAAGCATTGGAAGAATGTAAGACAACTGGAATCTGTAAATTACCTTGGTGGCGTCTTCCATCTGCTGACCCTCTAAACCCGCCATTCCTTCCATCTCCTCTTTAGAACTTCCCTTGTTCAGCCGATCTGTCACCTGAGCGCTCAGACCATGTTTCTTAGCAAAATATTTTGCATCCTTGGTGTTAGCAAAATATTTTCCTTGTTCATCATCATGTTGACCACCATCAACTTGTACTACACAATGAAAATTGCCACATGTGTGCATGAAGAGGGAGTATATATAACTCAACACCAATATTGGATCAAAGTACTAGCAATTAAGCAACACAAGAAGATGCATATCACTGAATTACCAGACTCACCAGTAGAAATGGCATCGGTAGGTGATGGCACAGGGCTATCAAAATTCTCCGCAGGCTCACTTTCGACATCAACCTCGTCGGCCGTCGTATCAGTAGCTATTGCTGCAGGGCTAGCTTCTGCAGCAGGCTCACTTTTCATTAGTTTGTGATCATCAACCATCCCAGAAGTAACACCTTGTATTGCACAAAAATAAGAACGGAATGGCACATGCATGCATGAACAGAGAGTATATACAACTCAACACACCCCAAGAATTAACCAAAGTAAGCGAAATACGAGGCCATCACTTAATTACCAGTCTCTTTAGTGGAAATCACATTGGGCAGCGTTGTCACTGATAACATTGTATCAGTAGCTGCTGCTGCAGGTTCCCTCTCCACATCTACCTCTTCGACCGTTGTATCAGTAGTTGTTTCTGCTGGGATAATTTCCGCAGCAGGCTCACTTCCCATCGGCTTACTCTCAACAAGCAAGAGCTTGGGACGTCTGGGGTGGTTCTTTGTCGCTCCTTTCCACTCCTGTTTTGTTTCATCACTCACTGCATCAGGTAGGGCGACCTCCTTAAGACGTGGCAGGGACTGGAGTGTGCGGCTAAAGCCATTTATATCCTTACATAGCAGCCGTAGGAACTCGAGGCGAGGCAGAGCTCCCTCTTGTATTTCCAGCTCGGTTACGACTTCCACCACGACACATAGGTGTCGCAGGCTTCTGAGTGCATGGCCTCGCCTGATGACGAGCCAGTTGAGTTGCAATCAGCTTCAGGTACTCTAGGCCGCACACTCTGCTCAGGGCATCTAGAGTGTTACCACTCAGCTTATGATCACCAAGGAATGACAGGCACAGCTTAGTGAGACCACCCAGCATGGTAACAAACAGAGGCAGCTGACTGCATATGATGTTCCCTTGTAGCTTGAGTGAGCTAAGGTGGTAGGAGTAATCCTTCTCCAAGGAGAAATCCAACAAGTCTGGACACCATTCATCATTGATGTTCAGTGAGAGTGAATGAGCTTTGTTCAGATCGGTGCTGCTCTGGATGAACCCCTTAATTGACTTTGAGAGATGTCTTGAGTTGCTgctgtgtaacgccctcgatgcggctatatctcccacgtgtcgaagcacgacttagaggcataaccgcattgaaagcaacgtcgcaagtgaggtaatcttcacacaacccatgtaatacataagggacagagatacatagttggcttacaatcgccacttcacacaattacatgaataaagcattacatcaacctaATACatacaaggtccgactacggaaccaaaataaaagaagactatcccaaatgctacacagatccccgatcgtcccaactgggctccactactgatcaactagaacgaaacaacacaaaggacaagatcttcataggGCTCCTCCtggagcttggttgcgtcacctgcacggtatcatcggcacctgcaagctggttttggaagtatctgtgagtcacgg containing:
- the LOC125517219 gene encoding uncharacterized protein LOC125517219; its protein translation is MHVPFRSYFCAIQGVTSGMVDDHKLMKSEPAAEASPAAIATDTTADEVDVESEPAENFDSPVPSPTDAISTVQVDGGQHDDEQGKYFANTKDAKYFAKKHGLSAQVTDRLNKGSSKEEMEGMAGLEGQQMEDATKVIYRFQLSYILPMLLLGM